From the Fusobacterium ulcerans ATCC 49185 genome, the window AAGTGACTATTGCTACTGGAGCGAGATTAGAGGGACAAGGGATTGTAGGAAATTCCATGAGTGTAAATCCTCCAGCTGCAAACTTAACAACTATTATTAACAATGGTACTATTGCTCCAGGTCTTGAGCGTTTCAATAATACTTTTGATAGTACAGATTCACAATTTGTACCTCTGACTCTGGCAGGTAACTACAAAGCTGGAAAGGATGCTGTAGTGGAGATTCATACTGAACTTCTGGATGATGTATCCAACCATGGCTCATTAACTATTGATGGTGTAATTGATCCCGCTTCAGACAAAAGCGGAACTGGCGTAGTTGTCATTCATCAGGGTGGAAATGGTGCAACTACGAACCATGGTATTGAGATAATCCGCCTACGTGGGAATAACTCTGGAACTACTCAGACTGATTTAATCAAACAGCTTGATGAAAATTTCCACCTTGTTACTGACTTCAAGACAAATAAAGGTCAAAATGCAGTTGTAGCTGGTGCTTACAGCTATATTATGGAGAGTGACAAAGATTGGTATGGTGATCTTAACAACCAGGCAGGACTCTTTTTACGTAATGCTACTAACAGTGATGGTTCTCGGGTACTCCATCCAGCAACACCACTTTATGAGTCATATTCATTGATTCTGGGCAGCCTTAATAAGCTGCCTACACTGGAACAACGGGTTGGTCATCGTCCTTGGCTGAATGATAAAAATGGATATGAAGCAGGTTATGACCGAGGTAAAACTGATGGTTCTCCACAAAATGTCTGGATGCGTGTAGAAGGGATGAAGGGCTATTATGAACCAGATCTAGATTCAAACAAGGGCAGTACAAGTTCTTATAGACTTCGTTTCAGCAGAGTTAATGTTGGTGTGGATACGCCTATCTATGAAAATGCTGATGGTTCTCGTTTAATTGCTGGAATCAATGGTAATATGAGTAAAGCTTGGTCTGACATAGACTCTATACATGGCAGTGGAGATATAACTACTTCTGGATATGGACTTGGAGCTACTTTGACTTGGTATAACCACAATGGTTTTTATACTGATGCTCAAGCTTGGCATAATTGGTATAAAAGTGATATTGACTCTAACACAATCACTACAGACTTAGACCAAGTAAAAGGAAATCATGCTAAAGGATATGCATTAAGTCTTGAAGTAGGACGTATTTTTGACCTTAATCAACATTGGTCACTGACACCTCAAGCTCAGATTGCTTATTCACGTGTCAATTTTGATAGTTTTACTGATCTCCAAAACAGCGTGATTATAAATGAAAAAGATTATATTGGACTGGAAGGAAGACTTGGTCTAGCTCTTAATTATGAAAAGAGCCACCTAGATTCTTCTGGTAAAATCAAACGTAACAAGCTGTATATTTTAGGAAACATTCATCAAGAGTTCAAAGGTGACTCCACTGTCAGTGTTTCTGGTGTAGACTATGAAAGCAAAATGAATAACACTTGGGTGAGTGTAGGTGTTGGTGGATCACACAATTGGAATAATGATAAATATTCCATATATGGTGAATTAAGTTTAGCCAGCAGTACAAAAAAATTTGGTGAAGAATATGAAGTAGCTGGTGAAATAGGCCTGCGTATAGCTTTTTAGATTTTAAGAAATAATATGTTATTTCTTCTAGATATATTGCAAAATAATTAGTTGTAATATGGTGGATAATATATGAATTTATGACCTCGTTCTTTTAGAGAACGAGGTTTTTATATTATTCACAACTTGTCAGTTCACAAAATATTTTAATAAATTTTTAATAATCATTTTTTCTTTTTAGTGATATAATATAATAGTATAAGATTTTATTTTATAAATATATCTTATTATTTAAAGTATAAATGATTTAAAAGATTAAATATGGTTTTTATCTATGGGTTAAGCATAGCATAAAAATTGACATTTTCAGTAAGAAATGTTAAGATAATTCTGTTATCTTAAACAAATTTAATACATATAAAGAGGTGAAAAAAATTATGTCTATAATTGAAAACTGGGAAGAGCAGCTGTATGATTCTACTTTTGATACCATATATGAAGCTCTTGTTGAAGAATATAAAAGAGGAGATCTTACTATTGAAGAATTAGATAGAAATATTGCTGAACAACAGCAGATACTTCTTAATGCTTTCTTTGAAGGAGAGACTAAATCTGTATATTGCAATGCAGTAGTAGATGCTCATCAGTTTGTTCGTTCGTTGATTATTCAAGGAAAATTAACTGTAGAAAATCTATAATTAAATAAAATATACCAAGGAGGCATCAATATGAAAAAAGTTTATGTTTTATTAGCAGATGGTTTTGAACTCATTGAAGCCCTAACTCCTGTTGATGTGTTGAGAAGAGGTGGAGCAGATGTTATAACTGTTTCTATCACATCTGAAAAGGATGTTATGTCAGCTCAAAAAGTACTTGTTAAAGCTGATACTACTTTAAAAGAAACTGATATAAAAGATGGAGATATGATTGTACTCCCTGGAGGAAATCCCGGATATATCAATCTTGGAAATTCCAATGAAGTAGTAGAAATTGTCAGATTCTATGCAGCTAATGATAAATTTATAGGTGCTATATGTGGAGCTCCTTCAATTTTAGCAAATCATGACATTGCTTCTGGAAAAAAAGTGACATGCCATACTTCGATTAAAGGGCTTATGAAAAATTATCAATATGAAGAAAAAAATATTGTCAAAGACGAAAAACTTATAACTGGTATGGGTGCTGGACATTCTTTAGCTTTTGCTTTTAATTTAGCCGAAGTTTTACTGGACTCAGATACTATTAATCAAATAAAAACTGGTATGGAATTATAAAAATTAGTCAATTTTTGTTATTTTTTTATTTGATTGCAAAAAATTTTAATATTGACTAAAAATAATAGATGGGGTATACTTTAATCGAGACTGACACAGTAAATTAGATTTCTGTAACCCCCAGAGTCTATTTTTAGTCTTTGTTTTTTTAACACTCCCCCGTGTTATAAAAAAAGCCCCTCTATTGCAGAGGGGATTTTTTTATTCAAATATTTTATTTTTGTAATTTTATCTTGCCAGTTTTAATATTTCAAATACATCATTTTCATACAATTTTTTGAAATTTCCCTGTGGTCCTTTTCTGCAGCATTTCTCTGCCATTTCCTTCAGTCTGTCATCAGGAATATCTACCTCTTTCAAATATACAGGAAGTCCTAAACTGTAATAAAATTCTTCCAGTTTTTGAATTCCCTGTTTTACTACAAGCTCCTTATCTGTAAGAGTCATACTCACTCCAAATACACGAACAGCAAACTGTACAAATCTATCCATATTCTCATGGCAAACATATTTCATCCATGCAGGGAATACAATGGATAATCCTGCCCCATGAGCTATATCATATATAGCACTGATTTCATGCTCTATCTGATGAGAACCCCAATCTCCAAGACGTCCTGTGTTTAAAAGACTGTTATGAGCTATAGTTCCTGCCCACATAATCTCAGCACGTACATCATAATTTTCTGGCTCTTTAAGTGCAAGAGGAGCATAATCTATAACTGTCTTCATAGTAGCTTCTATCAATCTGTCTGTAAAATCCACATGCTCTACTTGTGTGAAGTAACGCTCCATAAGGTGAGCTAATATATCTGAAGCTCCACAAGCTGTCTGATAACTTGGAAGAGAGAATGTAAATTCTGGATTCATTATTGCAAACTTAGGTATCATAGAAACATTTCCACATGATCGTTTTAAAAGTCCTTCCTCTTTTGTAATAACACTTCCCATACTTGATTCGCTTCCTGCTGCTGGTATAGTCAGTACTACCCCAATTGGAAGAGCTTCATCTGGTCCTGCTTTTCTTTCATAAAAATCCCATACATCTCCATCATAATTTACCCCTGCTGCTATTCCTTTGGCAGTATCTATTGTACTTCCTCCACCTACAGCCAGTATTGCATCAAGATTATGCTCTCTGCACAGTTTAATACCTTCTTTTACCAATTTTAATCTTGGATTAGGCTGCACTCCCCCAAGTTCTACAAAAGAGATATTTTCGGCATTTAAAGCCTTCACAACAGTGTCATATAACCCTATTCTCTTAATAGTTCCTCCACCATATACTAAAAGTACACGGCTTCCTAGTTTTTTCATTTCTTTTCCTACTTGATTTTCAGTTCCTTTTCCAAAAATAATTTTCGCTGGGTTGTAAAAAGTAAAATTATCCATACTATACTTTCCTCCTCGTTCTTTCCTATACTTAGTATATACATTAGACTATACTTTAAGTCAAGAACAAAAAATAAAAAAAGATGATTTTCAAAATAATTCAAGCTTTAGACACTTTTATTTTAACAAATCATCCTTGATATATTATTGTATTTTTTTAAACAAACATTCTTACTAATGGAGCTATAACTATTGTAAGTATTCCTGCAATAACTATTGATAAAGCACTCATAGCTCCTTCTATTTCCCCCATTTCTATTGCTCTGCTGGTTCCTACAGCATGGCTTGATATCCCTATTCCAATACCTTTAGCTACTGGATGTTTTACTCTGAATATCGAAAGTATATATGGAGCAGAAACATTTCCTGTTATCCCTGTTATTACTATTGCAAAAACTGTTATTGAAGGTATTCCTCCAAGAAGTGTTGAAAGCTCTATTCCAATAGGTGTAGTAATAGATTTAGGCATAAATGAAAGTAAAAGCTGTTCATCTATTCCCATTAATTTTCCTAAAACAACTACTGAAACAATAGCAACAATTGATCCAACTATACCCCCACCCATTATAGGAACAAAATTCTTTTTCAAAAGATCTATCTGTCTAAAAAGGGGGATAGCTAATACAACAGTAGCTGGTGCCAGAAAGAAAACTATGAAATTTCCTCCCTGCATATAATTATTCACAGATATTTTGAAAAAATGAAGAAAAAGTATAACTATGATAGTTCCAATAAGAAGAGGATTAAATAATGCCATTTTTGTTTTTTTAAATACCAGCTTACCTATTTCAAAAGCTACTAAACTTATTATTACTCCAAAGAATGGAGTACTAGTTAATACTTCCACCATATTTTTTCTCCTTTCTCTCTATGAGATATTGTACAGTAATTCCTGTCACTACCATTGTCAATAAAGTTGTAAAAACAAGCAGAAATAAAATTTTAAATAAACCTGTTTTTAATAAATATAATGATTCAATAAGTTTTACAGAAGGAGGCATAAAAAATATTGTCATATTCAGCAGCAAAAAATCTCCTGCTTTTTCTATCTTTTCCAACTTCAGCACCTTAAAATAAAGCAGTGCAAAGAGCAAAAGCATTCCACTAATCGTTCCTGGAATTGGCAAATTAAGCACTTCTGTAAGAATAATCCCAATATAATTAATTATAAAAATAATTAAAAATTCTTGTATCATTTTCTTCCCTCCTACATTCTTAAAAAAATATTTTAGCACATTTTGTTCTTAGTTGCAAAGTAAAAAAAATATTTTTTTCTTTTTATAAATACTTTTATACTAAAAAAGTACACCTCAAAAGAACATTTTAATTCTGCTCCTATTGGTGTACTTTAATATTTATTCTACATTATTTTAAAATTTAAATTAATCTCTTGGTTTCATTTGTGGGAATAATAATACATCTCTGATAGAGTCAGACTGAGTAAGAAGCATAATAAGTCTATCAATACCAATTCCCATTCCTCCTGTAGGTGGTAATCCATATTCTAATGCTTCTACGAAATCGTCATCTATTACTGGAGTTGCTTCATCATTT encodes:
- a CDS encoding DJ-1 family glyoxalase III, with amino-acid sequence MKKVYVLLADGFELIEALTPVDVLRRGGADVITVSITSEKDVMSAQKVLVKADTTLKETDIKDGDMIVLPGGNPGYINLGNSNEVVEIVRFYAANDKFIGAICGAPSILANHDIASGKKVTCHTSIKGLMKNYQYEEKNIVKDEKLITGMGAGHSLAFAFNLAEVLLDSDTINQIKTGMEL
- a CDS encoding iron-containing alcohol dehydrogenase; translated protein: MDNFTFYNPAKIIFGKGTENQVGKEMKKLGSRVLLVYGGGTIKRIGLYDTVVKALNAENISFVELGGVQPNPRLKLVKEGIKLCREHNLDAILAVGGGSTIDTAKGIAAGVNYDGDVWDFYERKAGPDEALPIGVVLTIPAAGSESSMGSVITKEEGLLKRSCGNVSMIPKFAIMNPEFTFSLPSYQTACGASDILAHLMERYFTQVEHVDFTDRLIEATMKTVIDYAPLALKEPENYDVRAEIMWAGTIAHNSLLNTGRLGDWGSHQIEHEISAIYDIAHGAGLSIVFPAWMKYVCHENMDRFVQFAVRVFGVSMTLTDKELVVKQGIQKLEEFYYSLGLPVYLKEVDIPDDRLKEMAEKCCRKGPQGNFKKLYENDVFEILKLAR
- a CDS encoding LrgB family protein, which produces MVEVLTSTPFFGVIISLVAFEIGKLVFKKTKMALFNPLLIGTIIVILFLHFFKISVNNYMQGGNFIVFFLAPATVVLAIPLFRQIDLLKKNFVPIMGGGIVGSIVAIVSVVVLGKLMGIDEQLLLSFMPKSITTPIGIELSTLLGGIPSITVFAIVITGITGNVSAPYILSIFRVKHPVAKGIGIGISSHAVGTSRAIEMGEIEGAMSALSIVIAGILTIVIAPLVRMFV
- a CDS encoding CidA/LrgA family protein, giving the protein MIQEFLIIFIINYIGIILTEVLNLPIPGTISGMLLLFALLYFKVLKLEKIEKAGDFLLLNMTIFFMPPSVKLIESLYLLKTGLFKILFLLVFTTLLTMVVTGITVQYLIERKEKKYGGSIN